AAGCAGAACCCGGTACCAGCGCAACGCCAGCTTCCTGAAGCAGAAACTCTGCAAGATCAATATCGTTAGCAAATTTGTCGTTGCTGTCGATGACCTGTTGGAAACTTGGAAATGCATAGAAGGTTCCATCGGCAGGGATACAGTCGACCCCTTCGATTTCATTCAACTTTTCTAATACAAAGTCATGACGCTGTTTGAAAGCCCGAACCATCTCTTTCACACACTCCTGATCGCCTTCCAGTGCAGCTTGTGCTGCTACCTGGGAGATAGACGTAGGATTTGATGTGCTTTGAGACTGGATCTTCTTCATCGCGCCGATCAGCTTAGCAGGACCCGCAGCGTAGCCGATACGCCAGCCTGTCATCGAATACGCTTTCGATACACCGTTAAGTACGATAGTACGATCGTAGAGCTCTGGACAGACATTTAGAATGTTAATGAATGGCGTATCCGTAAAGAGGATATGCTCATACATGTCATCGGTAGCAACCAACACCTGTGGGTATTTTACCAGTACATCGCCTAACGCTTTCAGCTCTGCTTCTGTGTACGCAACACCGGTCGGATTCGACGGGCTGTTGAGTACCAATAACTTGGTTTTATCTGTTATCGATTCTTCCAGTTGAGCCGCTGTGATTTTAAAGCGAGCTTCCTGTGCGGTTGTTACGATAACCGGTACACCTTCGCCCATCAGCACCATGTCGGGGTAAGAAACCCAGTATGGCGCCGGGATAATTACCTCATCACCCGAATTCAGTAACGCCAGAGACAGGTTGAAAAAGCTCTGCTTACCGCCGCAGGACACCAGAATCTGATTAGCTTCATAGTCAAAGCCGTTATCGCGTTTGAACTTCTCAATAATGGCTTTTTTCAGAGCCGGTGTGCCATCAACAGCAGTATATTTAGTGAAACCGTTGTTGAGTGCTTCAATAGCAGCGTTTTTAATATGGTCAGGGGTGTCGAAATCAGGTTCGCCGGCACCCAGGCCGATAATGTTTTTGCCTGCCGCCCGCAATTCAGCAGCACGGTTAGTCACTGCCAGTGTCGGGGAAGGTTTAATGCTGTTAACGCGATCGGAGAGTTGCATTGTCCTAGCCATTTCCTCTGAAAAAAATGTGGCGTGGCGCCACGGTGTATTCAACCGGCAAATAATACCGGAAATGGGGTTGCGTAAAAATCCCTTTCATTGATGAAAAGTGATAAAAATCGTATTTATTTCAAGAAAGTTACGACTTTTTATGATTTCTGTTGTTTTACGCTGATAGTGAGATTCAGTCAGCAGAAAAAATTTCATACGGGTATAATAGTCCGCTTCCATTTTTTTGTCGTACAGATCACTTATGAAACAGCGTTTTCAGGTTCAGTCTAAGTTTCAGCCTGCGGGTGACCAGCCAGCCGCTATCGATGGTTTGGTTAAGGGAATTCATGCCGGTTTGGCGTCTCAAACCCTGCTTGGGGTAACCGGATCGGGTAAAACCTTTACGATTGCTAATGTGGTTGCTGAATTGCAGCGCCCGACCATTGTACTGGCGCATAACAAAACGCTGGCTGCGCAATTATATGGTGAATTTCGCGATTTTTTCCCCAATAACGCGGTGGAGTATTTCGTATCTTATTACGACTATTATCAGCCTGAAGCTTATGTTCCTTCATCAGATACTTTCATCGATAAAGATGCTTCGATCAATGAACATATTGAACAGATGCGACTGTCGGCGACTAAGGCGTTGTTGGAGCGCGAAGATGCGATTATAGTCGCCACTGTTTCGTCGATCTATGGACTGGGTGATCCTCAGGCCTATCTTGGGATGATGCTACACCTGGATCGGGGTGATCAGGCAGATCAACGTGCGATTCTGCGTCGGTTGGCTGAACTGCAGTACACTCGCAACGATGTTGAGTTGCATCGGGCCACTTATCGAGTGCGTGGTGATGTGATTGATGTTTTTCCTGCAGAGTCTGAAAAAGAAGCAGTGCGGATTGAGATCTTTGACGACGAAATTGAAAACCTGAGTTATTTTGATCCTTTGACCGGAGAGGTTCTGCGCCGGGTGCCCAGAGCGACTATCTATCCGAAATCACATTACGTTACGCCGAGAGAAACCTTGGTAGCGGCAGTGGATAAGATTAAGGATGAGCTGCATGCCCGCCTCAAACAGCTACGGGACCATGACAAGTTAGTTGAGGCTCAGCGTTTGGAACAGCGAACGTTGTATGATATTGAGATGATTATGGAGCTGGGATATTGCTCTGGAATCGAGAATTACTCCCGCTATTTGTCCGGACGGGATCCGGGCAACGCGCCACCAACACTGTTTGATTATCTGCCGGATGATGCCTTGGTGGTCATTGATGAATCCCATGTCACTATTCCTCAGTTAGGTGCGATGTATAAAGGTGACCGTTCGCGTAAAGAAACCTTGGTGGAATATGGTTTTCGTCTGCCTTCGGCGCTGGATAATCGGCCGATGAAGTTTGAAGAGTGGGAGATTCAGGCGCCGCAAATGGTTTTTGTTTCGGCAACGCCTGGGAAATATGAAGCCGCTCAGGCGGGACAGGTTGTTGAACAGTTAGTCCGGCCAACCGGCTTGCTTGATCCTATTGTCGAAGTGCGCCCGGCCAAAACCCAGGTTGATGACCTGCTCGGCGAGATAAACCTGGTTGCTGGCCGGGGAGAGCGGGTGGTTGTAACTGTACTGACCAAGCGTATGGCTGAAGATCTGACTGATTACTTAGCAGAACATGGAGTACGGGTGCGTTACCTGCACTCTGATATTGATACCGTAGAACGGGTCGAAATTATTCGTGACCTGCGCATTGGTGAGTTCGATGTATTAGTCGGTATTAACCTGTTGCGGGAAGGTATCGATATGCCGGAAGTTGGCCTGGTTACTATTCTGGATGCCGACAAAGAGGGCTTCCTGCGTTCAGAAACTTCAATGATTCAAACGATTGGCCGGGCGGCACGAAATATTAATGGTCGGGCTATTCTCTATGCTGACCGTATTACCGGCTCGATGCAAAGGGCGATGGACGAAACCGAGCGTCGCCGAGAGGCACAGATTTTACATAACGAGAAGCACGGTATTGTGCCTGTTGGTATTAAAAAATCGGTTGCCGATATTATGGAAGGTGCATCGGCGATTCCAGGGCGGAAAACTAAAACTGGTCGTAAAGTGGCAGAGCCTGCTGCTGAATATGAGATTGATCCTCGTAAACTGAGTTCAGCTGAACTGGCTAAGACGATGAGTCGTCTGGAAGATAAGATGTATGAAGCGGCGAAGAATCTTGAGTTTGAGAAGGCGGGTCATTATCGGGATCAGTTGGAAAAACTTAAACACAGCGGCCTATGATGTGCCTGATACAGGCAGCCGTATTTCAAAGCAAGTTCCTTTACCCTGAGCGCTTGTGACGCTGATTACACCTTTATGGTCTGTTATTATTCCGTAGACGATAGATAGTCCCATCCCAGTGCCCTGGCCAACGGGTTTAGTTGTGAAAAAAGGGTCAAAAACCTTTTTGCAGGTCTGCTCATCCATGCCGCACCCATTATCTTTGATACGAATAATGATCTCATCATTCTGAGAGGTGGCTGAGATAAAAATTTGCGGGTTCTGGGTTTTCTCCAAAGCTTGTTTAGCGTTGATTAACAGGTTTAGGAAGACCTGATTTAACTCGCCGGGGTTGCAGTCAGCTAAAGGTAGTGGATCGATCATACAGTTCACGGTGATACGGTCATTCAATTCACTTTGGAGGATTTTTAATGTGCTGTTGAGGCCGGCTACCAGATCGGCTTTGGCTCTTTCAGAGTCCTGACTGTGAGAGAAGTGACGGAGATTCTGAACAATTTCCCTCAGTCGTATCAGGCCTTCTTCCGTATCGGTAAAGAGCTCTTTCGTATCTTCCTGTATAAATACCAGATCCTGCTCATCCAGAAGCCTCTGAAGTTGATCTGATTCTGCTGAAGGTAAGCTTTGTTGGTTCTGCCATTGGAGACTGAGCTGCAACAGTGCATTATATGAATGAATATAGTGGCGCAGGCTTTCCATATTGCTTAGAACAAATGCCAGCGGATTGTTAATCTCATGAGCAATACCCGCCGACAGAGTTCCCAGTGTGGCAAGCTTTTCATTTCGTAGCATCAGGCTTTGTTGTTCTTTAAGTTTGTTATTTGTATTTAGTAGCTCGTTATTAAGCTTAAAAAGCTCTCTGGATTTATCTTCAAGCAGTTGCTCTGCTGCCTGGCGGGCTTTCTTTTCTCGACGGAAGGCTTCCTGATAGGCTGTATCCTGGCTCATACATCGTCTCCTAAGGTATTAAACCGGACGATTAAATCACAATGATCATGACCTTTATGCAGGCAGCGTGGGTGTTCTAACGTGATGGCTGTTTTGTAGTGTAGGGCGGCGCCACGAATCAGACCTTCTGCGAGAATGCAGAGCTGGCGTGGAGACCGGTATTCCATGAGCAGTGTCTGATCATCGATATCTTTGCATGCAAAGGTTGGCAGGTTGGGGTTTTCGTAAAGTTTACGTACTTCAACATGAATCACTTCATCGACACTTTTTAGAAAACCGCGGAGCGTGTTTTCCTGCTCAATAAAAATGGGATAACGATCCGCAAGCTGACTGAACAGATACTGTCCAAACAAGCCGATCACCTCAGCATCAGGTAATTCCAGTTTAGATGAAACCGCACCCACTAACGCCATTAGATCTTCATCGGGATAACTTTTTCCTGCAGTATAAACGCCCTCATTACCGAGCTCAGATAAAATGGTATTCCAGGTTTGCATACCACAGCGTTGTTCAACCAGTTCTTCGAGAATGTTGAAAATAACACCCTTCATAAAGTTTGCTCCTGACAATAAATGTCACAAATGTCACATATGTCTTAAATGTAGTCTATGCTGAGTCTAATGCAAATAAGAGATTAGGTTGTATGAAAACTCTTACCAGCGGAGACATCGCTAATTATCTAGATGTAACTCAGAGAACGGTTATACGTTGGATTAACAGCGGGCAACTTAAAGGATTCAAGCTTCCCGGACGGGGGAATAATCGAATTCAGGTAGTTGATTTTATAGGTTTTCTTAAAGAAAACGGAATGCCGATACCTGATCAATTACAACAGGAAGTTAATTCCATTTCAGCGAATGTTTTACTGATTGATGATGAGCCTGCCGTCATTCGAGCGATGACCAGAGCATTGAAACCATTAAATCAGAAGATATACAGCGCTTCAGATGGCTTTCATGCCGGTTTGCTTTTGCAGCAACTTCAACCAGCCATTGTTGTGCTGGATCTGAACATGCCGGGTATGGATGGTTTTTCTGTGATCAGGCACATCAGAGATGAGCAGAAAAATTCGACTATTCGTATTTTAGTTGTTTCAGCGTTGGCTGATCAGCAGTTAGATCATGCTATTGCGATTGGTGCCGATGCTGTTTTGTCAAAACCATTTTCTAATGCTCAGTTACGCAAGACTATCTCTGAATGGTTAGACCCAACAGTTGGCATATAAAGGATATATTTATGGATTATGCGGATCGTTCTATATTGCTGGTGGATGATGAAAAAGCGGTGCTTAATTCGCTAAAACGGTTACTCAGGCCTCTACGCTGTCGGGTGATGACGGCTGAATCAGCGGAAGATGGGTTGGCACTGTTAGGGCAGCAACCGGTAGATCTTGTTATCAGTGATATGCGGATGCCGGAAATGAGTGGAGAGGTATTTTTGCAGAAGGTAGCGGAGCGCTGGCCTGAGATTGAACGCATTGTCATGACTGGCTTTTCAGATACTCAGAGCACTATTGATGCCATAAATAAAGGAAAAATTAGCCGTTTCCTCATGAAACCCTGGCAGGATGAAGATGTTCTTAAAGTGGTAAAGAAGGGTTTTGAGCTTGCTCAGCTGAGAGAGCAAAACGCTGTCTTACAGCAACTGACAGAGAAGAAAAAGAAAGAGCTTGAGGCACTGAATACTGAATTAGAAGATAAAGTTAAGCTGCGCACAGAACAACTGGAAGCCAGCCACCTTAAACTTATCTCTAATTATCGTTCCATGGTGCGAATGTTTTCTGCAATTACTGCTCGTCGCCTGGGTCAAGACAGCCATAAAGGCGTGCAACTCAATAGTCTTTTGATTCGAACTGCGCGACTTACGCCATTAACCGGAAAGGCTTTAAAGCAGCTTTATTATGCCTGGCAGTTGCGCAACATCGGAAAGCTGAGCTTTGCAGATGAACTGATACAGCAGCCTTATGTGACACTTGCGGCAAACAAACAGCGGCAGTTTCAACAGCATCCACTAAGGGCACAGGCTGCGACTGTACTGGTTGCTCCTCTGTTTCCAGCGGGTGAAATTATTGTTCAGCATAAAGAGTATCTGGATGGCTCGGGTTATCCAAAGGGCCTTAAAGGGGAACAAATTAGCTACAGTGCTCAGTTGCTTTGCGTTGTTAATGATTATGTAGAACTGATCTCTGGTCACTATCAAAAACGCCCCTACAGTAGCCATGAAGCGTTTTCCTATCTGAAAGAGTTCGCCGCCGAACGATATAATGCTGACATTGTTGAGCTCTTGGGTACTGTCATAGATCAGTTAGTTGCAGAAGGAGAAGTAACCCATGAGCAATGTCTGACGACCAGTGCGCTTGTTCCCGGCATGGTGCTCAGTCGTGACCTACTGACAATACAAGATGTTCTGCTGTTAGGGGCGGGTCAGATGCTGGATAGCTCCGCTATAGCACGTCTGTCAGAGATGGAGCTGAATCTTGAGGAACAGTTTGAAGTGTTTGTGCGACAGGAGGTTGATTAAATGACAGGAAAGATACTGTTGATTGATGATGATCCTGCTATTTTGCGGGCTTTGAAACGATTATTAAGGCCTAGTGTTGAGAAACTTAAGTTAGAGGTTTTTTCAACCTCAGATGCGCAAGACGCATTGCAACTGGCGCAGCAGGAAAAACCAGAGCTCATAATATGTGATCAGCGGATGCCAGAGGTTTTAGGTACTGAACTGTTGCGAGATATTTCAGCGCTGGGTTTGTCAGCGCAGCATTATATTGTCAGTGGTTATGCGGACTTTGATCAGATTACCGAGGCCTTTAATCAAGGCATTATTCATCAGTTTATCGCTAAACCCTGGGATGAACATCAGCTCCTGCACAGTGTCGATCAGCTGTTTAATATCCAGAACGTTTCTAAGAAAATAGGCAATAGTCCTGCTGTGTTATTTCATGGCATGTTGAGTGAAGAGCCTAAAATGCTGGAGGTCTTTCAGCAGCTGACACGCCTTTCTAATGCCAATGCGCCGATAAATCTGTCGGGTGAAACCGGTACAGGCAAGGAGCTGGCGGCGCGGGCGATTCATTTTGAAAGCCATCGACGAGATAAATCATTTGTTGCCGTAAATTGCGCTAATTTTACCGATCAGATGATGGAAGCTGAATTGTTCGGACACAGGAAGGGGGCTTTTACCGGCGCTGTAGAAGATCGGACGGGGCTTTTGCAGGAAGCTGATGGAGGGACTTTATTTCTTGATGAGGTAACGACACTGCCGTTGGCATTGCAGGCGAAGTTACTCAGGGTGTTGCAGGAACGGCGTTTTCGACCGGTCGGCGGGAATCAAGAGTATAGTTTCGATGTACAATTAATATCTGCATCATCGCAGTCTATTCAAGATGCAGTCGCTACCGGGGCATTCAGGCCAGACCTTCAGTATCGTCTTGAGGTTTTGCCTGTACATATTCCGCCTTTGCGGCAACGACCAAATGATGTTATCCCGTTACTACGTTTCTTTCTTAATCAGCTAATGTTGCCTGAAGAGATGGGCCTGACTGAACGGTTGAAGAGTCAGTTGAAAGAGTACTCATGGCCCGGCAACGTTCGTCAGCTATATAACGTGGCACAGTATCTTGCCGCTATGTGTGATAGGCGTCAGGATGAAATTGATATCGATCTGTTACCGCAGCACATCCTCTGTATCGATTGTTCGGAGCGGCAGGAAGAGTCTGCTGATCGTCTAAAGCCATTGCAGCAATTAGATGTGACTGAGCTGCAACAATTATTGGATAAGCACCAGGGTAACCGCACAGCAACGGCTGAATCGCTTGGAATTAGCCGCATGACACTCTGGCGGCGTATGAAAGAGCTGGCTGTTGATTGACTACTATCACCTGCATTAAGCCGCCCTGTTAAGGCGGCTTTTTTATGCCCGTTTTAAAGTCTTTTCTGGTGTAACAAATGGTGTAACAGCTGTAACAGGTGATACGTAATCTTCTGTAACAGTCACCGCCTCTTTGAATGTATAAATCCCTTAACCTTATGAAATATAAGAATAAAAATTACTTGGCACAGGTTATGTATAGTCTTGTATGTAAACGGCGACAGTCAGCTTGCTGTTTGCAAGACAATAATAACTTAGGGGGATCTTCCCATGAAAATGTTCAAAAAAATTCTGCTTGTTTCTGTTGTTTCTTCTCTGATCAGTGGTCACGCCTTAGCGGCAAATCTGGACAGTGATTCCGCGACAGTCAGTATGGCTGTTTCCCAGTATGCCGCGTTGACAGGACTGGACGATTTTGTCCTTTCGACAACTGATACCGATGGTGCCGCCGGTGCTGTGTATTCGGGTAGCGATTCATTTAATCTGGAATCAAATGCTCAGGTACGGGTTAGTCTTTCAGGTGGTGACCTGAGTAATGGTACAGACTCTGTTTCAACCAGTTACTCAATGGATGATGGCGGAACTACCTTTGATACAACAGCCGACTCGGTGCACAACGCCACCCATAGTGTTGCCGCATCAGCCACACTTGGCGCTATTTCTGCTCAGAAAGCCGGTGCCTACTCAACCGTTATTACTTTGACTGTTGCAGCGTTATAAGAGTGGCCGTAAGGCGGCCTCCGGGTCGCCACTTATCTCTGGTAAATCTTTGGTGAAATTAAGGTCGCTTGCAGGAGGCTTAGCATGAAATATTCCAGGGTATTGCTGATTGTGTGGTTGTTCACAGCGCGAAGTTTTGCAGCCGAATTTGCTGTATCACCAATGATGATTGAGTTGGAAAGCTCTCCCAGAGTGAGTGAAAACTTCAGTTTTCAGGTATTCGGAAAAACCGCGGGTCAGGTAAAAATAACGACCTGGGATATGGAGCAGCAACTCACTGGTCATATGGGATTTGTTGAGGTTAATGGTGATAAGGAAAAGCTTTCAAGTTGGGTGCTGCTGGATAATCCGACGTTTAGTGTGAAAAAAGATGAGTCGGTGGAAGTGACTGGCAAAGTAACTATTCCCCCTTGGGCCAATGGCAGTTATCACACTGCAGTGATGGTGGAAGAAGCACGCGCGCCAGATGCACAAGGTGTCGTAGTGAATGTGCGCTACGCGGTTATTCTTAATATTCGCGTGGAGGGAAAAAAGTCGCGTATTAGCTCTAGTTTCACTGATTTGCGTTTAATTGATCAGGATGGCGAGTTTTATATCGCAGGCAGGTTTATCAATAATTCAAATCGGGATTATCGACTCAGCTCAAAAGTACAGCTACGCAGTGATGATAATAAATTGCTGGGGAGAGTCTTACTTAAAACTCAGTCGGCCTGGCAGAGAGGCGATGAAGCGTCAAGGGTCTTTCCTGGGGCAGAAGTAGAAGTCTTCGGGCTGCTGACTAAATCATTACCTGCGGGAAATTATCAGGCGATGGTGCGTAACCGATTTGGTGGCCGACACCAGCCAACCTGGCGGAGCCCGCTGAGCGTGACGACTGAGATGGCAAAAGGTATGCAGGGTGATACAAAAGCTTTACCTGAGGGGGTCGCTTTGGTGCGTGATCCGGTACTGAAAGTTAGGCGTGGCGGTTATGCGACGACATCGGTGATGCTGGTAAATAATCAGGATAAGGCGGTTGAAGTTCGCTTTCCTACCACTGCAGATCAGGGGCTCCTGAGCGAGTATCGATTTACCCCTGAAGTATTAAAGCTGGAGCCCAGTCAGCGGGGTATGGCAATACTAAATCAGAAATACAAAGATGAGCGTGATGTTCAACCCGTTAAGTACCTGGCACAGGTTGTAGGAGGTGAGCAGGTCGAGTGGCTTGAGATACCGACTCAGTTGTGAGGGTGCGATGATGAACAGAATACTGAAGCATATATGGGGCTTGATAATCTGCGTCGGGTTGTCTGGTTGTATTAACCAGGCCAGCTTACAGCAACAGATTGACGATGCTCCCTCCGCAATCTCTCAGGCAGAGTTACAACCCACACTTAGCCAGCGTTTACAGACTGAAGTAACGCCTGAACAGGCTGCATTGTATCGTTTTAATCGCCAACAGCTGAGTCTGGAGCAAAAGCAGCCGCCAGCCGCCGTGCCTGAGCGTCCAAGAGCCCAATGTGTACCGCATCCCCGGGGAGTGAAGACTAATCATCTTCGTAAACTGGATCTGGCTTTTTTTGAGATGCCCCTGCGTGATGCGCTGGTGGAAGTAAGTGTTATGAGCGGCGTACCAATTGTGATTGGTGAAAATGTTGATGGATTGATTACGGTAAATATCAGCGGTGTTAGTTTTGATGATGCCCTGGAGGTTATGCTGAGTGGCGGGGATATCTCATATCGAAAAATGGAACGGCATATTTTAGTCGGGAGTGCCCGGCCCGACTCTCCAGTTTTTCATAAATTGGCGATTAGTTGTCACTATCGTCCAAGACATACCAAACCGGCGGATTTAGCCGTATCACTGACGCCTTATTTTCAGCAGTTTATCAGTCTTCACAATAATGCGGATTACCTGACTATAACAGCAACGCCAGACACTCTGCGTAAAATACGGAGTCATCTGGATAACTATGATCGTAAGCCGCGACAGCTGTTACTGGAGATGCATATTGTCGAAGTCAGCAGTGACGCAATGGAGCTGCTAGGCGTCGACTGGAACCGTTATGGACGGGACCCTAATACTTCAATGCTACGTCGTTTAGGGACTGCCGAATGGGATGGCTACAAGCCTGATTCTGATCCCTCCGTTTCCTCTCTTTTAACACTGGGTGCTCTGCCCATGCGCACGCTTTCTGATTCGCTAAACTTTCTTCGCACTCAGGGGGAAGCCCAGGTTAAAGCGATGCCCAGTATTGTCACTCTGGATGGAAAAGAAGCGGTGTTTTCATCTATGAATACGGTATGGCTACCCTTTGTTAACGGCGGGGATACAGGGCGCCGGCGTGAGTTAACCTATGGCGTAAACATGAAAGTAGTACCTCGTATAGCGGCTGGCGGGCAGGTGAAACTGGAAATTGTGGATGCGTCAGTGAGTGATTTTACGGAGTCTGATCAGGGAGTACCGCGTATTATTTCGCATTCTATCTCTAATACTGTGCATGTCCGGGATGGTGATTATCTGATACTGGGTGGGTTGTTACAGAAGAAATCCCGACGGGATGGAGAAGGGCTTCCTGTATTGAAAGATGCGCCGGTGGTCGGCAACCTGTTTGGCCAGAAACAACAGTTACTTCAGGAGACAGAAGTTCTGATCATGATTCGGCCAAAAGTGTTGGGCAGTTAGCCTCAGGAGAGCGTAATGAACAATACCAGAGCCTTTATAGTATTGATGCTGACCTCAGTGAACCTTTTCGCTGATGGAAGAGGGGGCGTTGCTCAGAATCAGAATGTTGATGATCAGGCATCGGTGTGTATGACGATTGGGCAGACTGCCAGCCTGACTGGCCTTGATGACTTTTTGTTGGCGACGACTGATATTTCTGGTCAGGCGGGAGCAAAATATACGGGAGGCGATCAGTTTTATCTCGAAAGTAACGGTCCTGTCAGAGTAGAAATACATTCGGGCGCATTGAAAAACAATAACTCCGTACTCATACCTAAATACCTTTTTGATCAACAGTCTCCCGTCCTGAATACTGCTACAGAAGGAGGCCATGGGGCAGAGCATCGTATTGATGCCGAAGTGATGTTAGGTGCGATTTCTGCCCAGCAGGCAGGTGACTATAGTGGTGAACTGGTGTTAGTTGTTGTACCTCAGGTTGGGGGAGAGGGAGGGTGCGGTGAGTTTAGTGTTAGCTACCCAGGTATTGCATCATATGAGACTGGCAGTAGTAGCGGGCAGTGGGCAACCCTGGCATTTGAAGACCTCTATCCAAACCCGGGAGATGCTGATTATAACGATATGGTGCTTCAATTCAGGGTGCAAGAAAACTACAACGCTCAGCAGCAGTTGGAAACTATCCATCTGGACTTTATTCCGTTAGCGCGGGGGGCGGGATATAACCACCGGCTCTATCTGTCTCTGGATGGAACTCTTGATAGTCGCAATGCAACCTATGAAAGTACCCCGGCGTTAGTGGGTGATGCTTCGGTCAAAGTGACGTACAACAATCTGGACTCGGGTGCTTCACAAACTTCATATTTCGATCAGTCTGACGATGTACTCGTATTCCATAATACGCGGTCATCGTTATCTGGCTTTGCAAACGTCTATGCTAACGGCGATCTAACGGCTCCCCGCGTAATGACATCAATCGATATCAGTCTTACCAATCCTGAGCTAAACCCTGCCTCGCAAGCGCTGGCTGGAGGGGAGTTTAATTATCGGCCCTTCCTTTATGTAATGAATACCCGGCAGGATATAGATCTGTCTGAAGTGAACCCTTATAACGGGATGATTGATCAAAATGGTTATCCGTTTGGTTTAATGGTGCCCGTTGATTGGCGCTGGCCTTTGGAAGGGGTGAGTATCGATGTTGCATACCCTTATTTCTCTGAGTATCGTTCCTGGTTGGCGGGTGAAACTGATAATATTTCTGATCAGGCAATGAAGTGGTTTAACTATCCATCTTCAGGCGCAGAAGGAAATCTTATATGGGGAGAGAATAGTTTCACAGAGGGCTTATAAGATAATGACGACCGTTATAGCTGTATAAATAAAGCGCCACAGGCTGTGGCGCTGCAAAGACTTTTTATTCCGATATAGCCTGCTCAGGGGGCTGGAAATCATACCCAAGATCTCGGGCGACCGCTTCATAGGTCACTCTGCCCCGATGAACATTGAGTCCGTTACGCAGGTGTGGGTCGTCCTGCAGTGCTTGTCGATAACCCTTGTTGGCCAGAGCAAGAGCGAAAGGCAGCGTTGCGTTAGTTAGAGCAAACGTAGAGGTACGGGCGACGCCACCGGGCATATTAGCCACACAGTAGTGAATTACGCCATCTACTTCGTAAGTTGGCTCCTGGTGAGTCGTCGCATGGGATGTTTCAAAGCAGCCGCCCTGGTCAATAGCGACATCTACCAGTACCGAGCCATTTTTCATCTTACTCAGCATTGCACGGGTAACCAGTTTAGGTGCCGCTGCACCTGGAATCAGAACCGCCCCGATCACCAAATCAGAGTTCACAACTTCCTGCTCAACAGATTCAGCGTTTGAATATAGTGTCTTAAGCTGCGGGCCGTATTGAGCATCCAGTTCTTTAAGACGTGGTAAGGAGCGATCTACAATAGTGACATCGGCCCCCAGTCCCATCGCCATTCGTGCAGCGTTAATACCGACGACACCACCACCAATAACGGTCACTTTAGCAGGAGCGACACCCGGAACACCGCCGAGCAGAACCCCCAGACCACCTTGTGCTTTTTCAAGTGCATGAGCACCTGCCTGAATA
The genomic region above belongs to Amphritea japonica ATCC BAA-1530 and contains:
- a CDS encoding pyridoxal phosphate-dependent aminotransferase, which translates into the protein MQLSDRVNSIKPSPTLAVTNRAAELRAAGKNIIGLGAGEPDFDTPDHIKNAAIEALNNGFTKYTAVDGTPALKKAIIEKFKRDNGFDYEANQILVSCGGKQSFFNLSLALLNSGDEVIIPAPYWVSYPDMVLMGEGVPVIVTTAQEARFKITAAQLEESITDKTKLLVLNSPSNPTGVAYTEAELKALGDVLVKYPQVLVATDDMYEHILFTDTPFINILNVCPELYDRTIVLNGVSKAYSMTGWRIGYAAGPAKLIGAMKKIQSQSTSNPTSISQVAAQAALEGDQECVKEMVRAFKQRHDFVLEKLNEIEGVDCIPADGTFYAFPSFQQVIDSNDKFANDIDLAEFLLQEAGVALVPGSAFGAPGNMRLSFATSLDILEDAISRIKTALEK
- the uvrB gene encoding excinuclease ABC subunit UvrB; the encoded protein is MKQRFQVQSKFQPAGDQPAAIDGLVKGIHAGLASQTLLGVTGSGKTFTIANVVAELQRPTIVLAHNKTLAAQLYGEFRDFFPNNAVEYFVSYYDYYQPEAYVPSSDTFIDKDASINEHIEQMRLSATKALLEREDAIIVATVSSIYGLGDPQAYLGMMLHLDRGDQADQRAILRRLAELQYTRNDVELHRATYRVRGDVIDVFPAESEKEAVRIEIFDDEIENLSYFDPLTGEVLRRVPRATIYPKSHYVTPRETLVAAVDKIKDELHARLKQLRDHDKLVEAQRLEQRTLYDIEMIMELGYCSGIENYSRYLSGRDPGNAPPTLFDYLPDDALVVIDESHVTIPQLGAMYKGDRSRKETLVEYGFRLPSALDNRPMKFEEWEIQAPQMVFVSATPGKYEAAQAGQVVEQLVRPTGLLDPIVEVRPAKTQVDDLLGEINLVAGRGERVVVTVLTKRMAEDLTDYLAEHGVRVRYLHSDIDTVERVEIIRDLRIGEFDVLVGINLLREGIDMPEVGLVTILDADKEGFLRSETSMIQTIGRAARNINGRAILYADRITGSMQRAMDETERRREAQILHNEKHGIVPVGIKKSVADIMEGASAIPGRKTKTGRKVAEPAAEYEIDPRKLSSAELAKTMSRLEDKMYEAAKNLEFEKAGHYRDQLEKLKHSGL
- a CDS encoding sensor histidine kinase; translated protein: MSQDTAYQEAFRREKKARQAAEQLLEDKSRELFKLNNELLNTNNKLKEQQSLMLRNEKLATLGTLSAGIAHEINNPLAFVLSNMESLRHYIHSYNALLQLSLQWQNQQSLPSAESDQLQRLLDEQDLVFIQEDTKELFTDTEEGLIRLREIVQNLRHFSHSQDSERAKADLVAGLNSTLKILQSELNDRITVNCMIDPLPLADCNPGELNQVFLNLLINAKQALEKTQNPQIFISATSQNDEIIIRIKDNGCGMDEQTCKKVFDPFFTTKPVGQGTGMGLSIVYGIITDHKGVISVTSAQGKGTCFEIRLPVSGTS
- a CDS encoding heme NO-binding domain-containing protein — translated: MKGVIFNILEELVEQRCGMQTWNTILSELGNEGVYTAGKSYPDEDLMALVGAVSSKLELPDAEVIGLFGQYLFSQLADRYPIFIEQENTLRGFLKSVDEVIHVEVRKLYENPNLPTFACKDIDDQTLLMEYRSPRQLCILAEGLIRGAALHYKTAITLEHPRCLHKGHDHCDLIVRFNTLGDDV
- a CDS encoding response regulator → MKTLTSGDIANYLDVTQRTVIRWINSGQLKGFKLPGRGNNRIQVVDFIGFLKENGMPIPDQLQQEVNSISANVLLIDDEPAVIRAMTRALKPLNQKIYSASDGFHAGLLLQQLQPAIVVLDLNMPGMDGFSVIRHIRDEQKNSTIRILVVSALADQQLDHAIAIGADAVLSKPFSNAQLRKTISEWLDPTVGI